The genomic interval AAAAGGAATTGAAACAGGAAAAGATTATATTGTTGACAGTTTATTGTTGCCGGTTATCCATCAAGAAGTGATAGGTGCTATCGGCAATGTAAAACAGTCTGATAATTGGGGTGCAATCGGTATTATTGAAACATTGAATGTTACATCAAGTATCAGAGCAGCAGATATTGCGGCAAAAGAAGGCAATGTAAGTATTGTTGAAATAAGACTTGCAAACGGGTTCGGAGGTAAATCGTATGTGAAAATGATAGGTAACCTGGAAGATATTCAAGCTGCTGTAGCTTCTGCAAAACACGAGCTTAAAAAAGAAAATTCAATTTTTGCAGACACAATTATTCCGCAACCCGAAAAAGAAATTAAACCGTTTTACTTTCAGAAACCGCAACTATAAACGAAAATAAGTATAAACAAAATGGATAATTTAGAACAAAGTATTCGTCAATTAGTAAGCGAAGCACTAAAAGATTTAAATATTCAACCTGAAATTAATTCAACTTCCGGTAAAATCGGGGTTTTTAGCAATATTAATGATGCTGTTGATGCTGCAGAAACTGCTTTTAAGGAATATATTGAGTTGCCTTTAGATACACGAATTAAAATAATTGAAAATATTCGAAAAGTTTGTCATGAGCAAAACAAGATAATGTCTAAAATGGCTCACGAAGAAACAGGTTACGGAAGATATGAAGATAAAATTGCAAAAAATATTTTAGGAATTAATAAAACTCCCGGTGTTGAAGATTTAAAACCTGATGCTTTTTCAGACGAAAACGGCTTAACAATTGTTGAGAAAGCACCATACGGAGTTATCGGTTCTATCACACCCACAACAAACTCAACAATTTCAATTATTAGTAATGCAATAGGAATGTTATCAGCCGGAAACACCGTGGTTTTTAATCCGCACCCGGCAGCAAAAAAAGTTTCAGCATATATCATAAACTTTTTGAATAAAGCAATTACGGAAGCCGGCGGTCCGGAAAATGTTGTTACTTGTATTGAAAATCCGACAATTGAGTCTGCAAAAACATTAATGGGGCACAATAAAATTGCAATTATGGTTGTTACCGGCGGTCCGGCTGTTGTAAAAACTGCAATGTCGTATCAGAAAAAGGTAATTGCGGCAGGACCGGGAAATCCGCCGGTAATTGTCGATGCAACTGCCGACATAGCAAAAGCAGGGAAAGATATTGTTGACGGTGCAAGTTTCGACAATAACATTATTTGTATTTGCGAAAAAGAAATTCTTGTTGTTGAGTCTGTTGCAGACAGGCTTAAAAAAGAAATGGTAAAAAACGGTGCCTATGAACTAAACTCTGAGGAAATTAAAAAAATTACAGATTTAGTAATAACTGATCCCGGAAGAAAAGGACATGAAGGAGCATCAAATAAAG from Bacteroidales bacterium carries:
- a CDS encoding BMC domain-containing protein, whose protein sequence is MKVDKDTIVLGVLEFSSIAVGFHALDEMVKIAPVNIVDARTICFGKYLIVFSGDLASVEYSFKKGIETGKDYIVDSLLLPVIHQEVIGAIGNVKQSDNWGAIGIIETLNVTSSIRAADIAAKEGNVSIVEIRLANGFGGKSYVKMIGNLEDIQAAVASAKHELKKENSIFADTIIPQPEKEIKPFYFQKPQL
- a CDS encoding aldehyde dehydrogenase EutE, with the protein product MDNLEQSIRQLVSEALKDLNIQPEINSTSGKIGVFSNINDAVDAAETAFKEYIELPLDTRIKIIENIRKVCHEQNKIMSKMAHEETGYGRYEDKIAKNILGINKTPGVEDLKPDAFSDENGLTIVEKAPYGVIGSITPTTNSTISIISNAIGMLSAGNTVVFNPHPAAKKVSAYIINFLNKAITEAGGPENVVTCIENPTIESAKTLMGHNKIAIMVVTGGPAVVKTAMSYQKKVIAAGPGNPPVIVDATADIAKAGKDIVDGASFDNNIICICEKEILVVESVADRLKKEMVKNGAYELNSEEIKKITDLVITDPGRKGHEGASNKDYIGKNADYIAKAIGLNVPASTRLLLCEVDKEHPLVWTEQLMPVMPLVRVKDVDTAIDLAIDVEHGFKHTAIMHSLNIAKLSKMAKLSNCSIFIKNGPSYAGLGFGGAGFASFTIASPTGEGVTKTSTFTRERRCTLVDHFRII